TACTGTCTTAAAAAACTAGTGCAGTTAGTGTGTTTAGTAAAAAAAAAGAGCAAAGCTTGTACGTGCTGCTCAAGGCCTCAAGCTAGTGTGTATGACTAGGGGTTGGGGCGCCACCAGCTCTTGAGAGAAATCTGGGCGGTGCCAGGTTGAAAGCGCCCATTCCACTTACTTTGGCGACAAATTTCGGAAGAGCTAAACAAATGACACTTAAATACAAGGGAGATTAGGGCATCTGAAACACAAAACACTAATGGCATGAGGTAGAACCGGAAAGACAGAGAGTTCACACATACTCATTATCTAATGAATCAGTATATGTTGCAAGTTTCTGCAGTGGTAAGAATTCAACATTCAACCAGAAAGACAAAGAGAGCTCACACATATTCATTATCTAATGAATCAGTATATGTTGAAGTTTCTACAGTGGTAAGAATTCAACATTCAGTTGTGACATGAAGTGCTACACCAAAACAATAAGAGCACAACGACAGAAAGTTTAAAGGGTATTCAAGCTGAATGCTCAAATTAAAATCACCATGAAATGTGAGGAAAATGCCACCCGGTTCTATGTGGATTCTGCGACATGTCTTGCAAGTAACCATATCATTCAATAAGCCAGAAATTTTGTAGACATCAAGTGGAGTCAAAGAGTGCTTGCAATGCTAACCGTCCGAGGAAGACAGTCTTCAGCATGTCTCCTAAGAACAGAGAAACCACCACGGGTACTTGTATCCGAGGTTGCTAGTGTCCTGCAGAAGGAATGTATGACGACTTTCTCGAGCTCTTGTGGTTTAGGACCCAAGCTTGTGAGCTCACCTTACTAATTAAGGGGGTTCAAACGGGAAAATTAATGAACGTACATGTAAACAGAAACATGGAACATTACTAACAAAGAAGACTGCTACATGAAACAGAACTGATATTATATGTGAAGAAATGTACATAGGAAAGGACAAGGCTTTGTTACAAGGTATCTACCATTATGTTTCAGAAGAGTGTCAGGTTGTAGCCCTCATTTTGAAGCTTTGCCTCAATAGTCTTAGACAATAAAGAAGGGTATTATGACTATTATGAGTAAGTCCTCTAGAATATCACTACTGTGGGAACTGATGTGCAGATAATGGAATAGAAAGCAGTACTCTAATCTATCAGCACAAGAGTTACAGAATATGTAGTGTGCCTAAATCAATTCATTAAGAACTTAATTAGACCAGTGTACATTACAAGAGGTCCAAAAAGGACAAAAGGGAGTGTGGAATGATGCTTCCGTATATTCATACATTTGGATAGTCAAATTGTAGGTGACAGGTAACAAAGGTAACACAGATATACTGAGCTTACATCATATGAGAAACACACAGAGGAGGGAATACGTACCAGAAGAGCATTAACACAAAGAAAGCATTCTGGTAGAAGTTATAGAGAATCATGTATGTCATAGACCGATGGTTCCAGTGCTTGTGCGCAAGAAGCGCTCTATTAAAAAAAACTGCCCCATAACAAATCTGAGGCCATCACTACTTGACAACCTTCTTGACCACATATATACCAAAACTAACATCAGCCATTTGTATCATTGAAATATAATTTGCCCCTGCAAATAGAAAACAAGATCATAGAAAACCAGACTGTCAAGATGAACATGGGAAGATGCCAAATAGTGGAGAAAATAGTTAGCCATGTCTCCAAAATTAAAGGTGACAGCAAAACTGACAAGCTCAATGTACATCAAAAACTTATATTGGCATAattctgcagtattgtttgtttgATCTTCAATTGTCAGAAATGACTTGTGCCTCTGTACTAATTGTGACGTTCAACAGATAGGGAGCttattattgtataaagccttaTCAGTATATAACTGGATTGCATAGACAGAAATGCAATGCACATCATGTGATTCCACTCCTTCCTCTTAGTCCAGCCCCTTCTTTTCCATAACCCTCTCTCAAATACACATCCCTTGAGGGGAAAACATAAATTAGTATGAAAACCATAGATATGGAAAGGAAAAGGAACAAAACATGTATATGGAATTTTGAAGCCATGCCTTCGTAGACCTGCTTCTAACATAGTGCTATGTGTACAATTATTTTCTTATAAAGAACAAGCCCACAAAAACTACAATATCATTGAATGTATTGTATTTGGAGAACCATAATGAGCAGATCTAGAAGAAAGCCTTTTCGCACCGGTATTTGGAGACTATGAGGAACAGACACAACCAGATGTCGAGAATGAAGAGTTAGTACCAAAGAGCATACCTCACATGTCGGCCGCCGCCGCAGGCGCCTGCTTGAGGTGGTCCAGGAGCCCGCCGCCACCAAGGCTGAGCTAATCGGCATTGGCAGGGATGACGTGGTCAAGCTGCAGTGAGCGTGCCGCCTTTCAAGAATAATGCGTTTTCTTAAGAATGGATCTAACAAAACATGCTATAGCCAAGTATTCTGGTGCATATGAGTTGCACCTAGATCAACCGCATGCTTATCATAAGGGATTTAAGGCAGTTTCTTCCTTCACAAAATGTCATTCTTTCCAACTAAATATACCATACTTTGAAGAAAATGCACCATATATCCAGTTCATGTTTTCTTCAAAATTGTATGAGTTGAGGGTTCACAATATGTACTAGTGGGCAAGGGCGCTCCACCGCGCCAGGAAGTTACCCAAATGTTTGCTTGGCTTTTTTTTGAAAGGGAAGGTTGTTTGGTTGCCTATATATTATTTTAGCTCTATAAAAAGTATTTAGTTGTCCATCACTTTAAtgagctggtttatttagcaaaTGTGGCATATTCTTAGATAGAAAACATGGCACATTGATAGGTGAACAACACCACAATAGTTCATTTTTAGAGAGCAAAATATACGATATCCACTGTCATTGTCGGAAACAAATGTTCACTGCCATTGT
The Triticum urartu cultivar G1812 unplaced genomic scaffold, Tu2.1 TuUngrouped_contig_8901, whole genome shotgun sequence genome window above contains:
- the LOC125532046 gene encoding uncharacterized protein LOC125532046 isoform X1 encodes the protein MKVVHGFLLYRGLHELGQYAFLEILWEPAIKKEFLLYLVAFLVRICYCHQKVYYLTMQDTRCHDDLMRRHAHCSLTTSSLPMPISSALVAAGSWTTSSRRLRRRPTCEGCVFERGLWKRRGWTKRKEWNHMMCIAFLSMQSSYILIRLYTIISSLSVERHN
- the LOC125532046 gene encoding uncharacterized protein LOC125532046 isoform X2; this encodes MKVVHGFLLYRGLHELGQYAFLEILWEPAIKKEFLLYLVAFLVRICYCHQKVYYLTMQDTRCHDDLMSLTTSSLPMPISSALVAAGSWTTSSRRLRRRPTCEGCVFERGLWKRRGWTKRKEWNHMMCIAFLSMQSSYILIRLYTIISSLSVERHN